A region of the Numenius arquata chromosome 2, bNumArq3.hap1.1, whole genome shotgun sequence genome:
AGGCTCTGCTGGGAGTCGCACAAAAGGTTTCCTCCCTTCTCAGGGAGCCACAACCCCTTTCTCCTGCCACCAAAAAACAATCTTGCCCTGACAAGATCTTTGGATACTGCTGTAAATGCTCCTGCTTCTTCCAGTGTGGGCGATGTGTCCACACTGGAGAAAAGCCAGCCTCAGAGCTGTAAAGGTGCCATGTTCCCGCACTGATACCATCAAGCAAGAAGTCagaatcattttttttccaagcctgaCTTGTTCCAGCTTTTCCCATTGCTCAAGGTAGATGTGTCACCATCCATCTGAAACTCTAACATGCCATTGACTCATGCTTCTGTGGAAGCCGAACGAGCCCGTAAAAGCAGCCTTCACAGGAGCGCAAAGAGGAATTTATGCCAGTTTGTTCATTCCACAGGCATTTTAGTTCTTCTATATTACCCTGGGAGGATTGCATTTGAGGAACCATGAGGGATTAAAAGCACCCGAGcttctttgaaaatactgttcttaAGCATCCCTTATGCTTAGTAATGAGAGTGCTGTGCGTCAGTCAACCTGTTTAATCTGGGTTCTGCAGCAGACCACTCCACTTCTGCATACAAAGGATGGACTAGCAAGATCCAGCAGAGCACCAGGAACGGGAGCCAACACTATCTGAGCTCAGGAAAGGCACTCCTTTCAGGGTCTCCAGACTTTGGGTCTCCTTGGACAGGAGGTATGCAGACCCTGCACTCAAATACCTGTCATAAGATCCTTAAACTGCACAATGACACCCCTACCGGGTACTGCAGTTCCGTCTTGGTCCCCCACCAATGTTGCAGTCATCATGACAATAACTGGCCTCCTTTCAGTTTCAGTGGCCACAGGGGCATCAACAGTCTTGAGCCAGACATCTCTCTCACCAGGAAACATCAAGCATACTGACTTTCTCTCAGACCTTGGTGCCTCACATGCCACCATCCCACTCTGCTTCAGCTTGAGCTCTAACTTGCAGAGCCAAGCACAGCGCTGAAAAACCCTGCAGGCAAGTTTCAGGTCATAATCAAAACACAAGAGAAAGCCAGATCACCTCACTCTGAGGAAAAGACTGACCCATATTTACATCCATAACATTTCATTTGAGCTGGAGCTTTAAGGTTCTTGTAACAAATGAAATACCAATGGCCTGGTAGCCATTGGTACCAGCAATGGTGGTACCAATGGTGGTGGTACCACAGGACAGCAGCCTGTCACCATACAAAGTTTGTTGCTTAGAATGATATTAAGTTGTGCCACCTACCACAGCTTACATTTGGTGCTTCACAGACTCCaatggtctttatttttttttttttttaaggcaactgCTGACTGACTGGACCTGTACTCGGTGAACTCTATTTGTAGAGGCTGGACAGAAAGGCTTTATTCATTCTGAGAAATTAAATTGAGAACTGCACACTCTGTCCAAAAGCTTAACCTTTAGACAAACTCATTTAGACTGACAGCTACTCAGCTACTTTCCAACAAAGCACAGACAGGAACAATAAAAAATTTCTATTGCCCAGGGCGGCCACAATGACAGACAGGACAAGACACCAGAAACTAGAAACTTTTACAGGCACAAATTTCTTCTTGCCTCCAAACCCTACAGTCCCAGAATTCACCTCCTGCCCTCAGTGCAGAGCCTGCCTTTTGTCTGCCTGCAGTTATTTCTAATGCAGCCGTATCTAGCAGCCCACTCTGCACGGCTGGAAGGGATGGCCAGCAAAGAACCCATACAGCCAGGCAGAAAGGAGAAGTAGGGACTTGAACTCCCATGAGACACCGGCGCCAACAACGAACCCAAGTGCCCAAGGCCTCAGCTCATCTTCCTCCACGCTAAAGCACCAGCCTTCACCACTGACTTGCTGCATTTTATAGGCAAATTGCTCCCCACAGGAATACTCTTGTGCAGACAGCTCCAATATCTTCATGGTGTCCAGCCTCCTTTCCTGACTGTAGCATTTGGCAGAACAACCCTCCCTGCTACCACAGAATTAAGAGAAGCTTTCAGAAGGCAAGAGCCCCAGTGAATAAGGGCATTAGCTATCTTCAGGTTAGGGGAAGCTGGGTCTGGGCTTCAGTTCTGCCATGATTAGCCATTTCTAGTCTTCTTGCACCTGCTTCTGAAATACTTATCCCTGGCCACTGTCTGATAGTTTGGACTAGAATGCTCAAAACTCACACCAGACAAAGCCACGCTCTATTAGATACCTGTCCTATTTGGcattcccttttccccttccacaAGAAAAGCAAGTTATTCACATGACCTCTAGGTCTGCTATACTTGCTACAGAGCTCAGAAAGAGCTAAAAAAGACTCAAGAACTTCATGGTGGGACCACAGCATCATCAGTGTACTAAGTTAGTCTCCAACAGCAGCCAGGAAAGAGTGAGGTGGTGGAAAAAGGGTCAGAACTGAAAAACTCTCAAGAGACAACTCTTCATACATCTTACCCCACTTAAGCATCAGCAGCACCACAACTTACTTTCTTTCCCACTTCATAACTACAGGGACAGTGCTTAAAAGGGGATTAATCACACAAAAGCCATCACATCTGGCATGCCAAAACAGCCAAAGTCTACCTAACTACAAAAGACAGCACAAGTTATTCAGTTAGATACTTTGGCAAATGAATCACTGGAGGTAAATATGCAACAACAAGCAAAGCTGTGCTTCCTCCAAGGCTACCAAAGCATCAGCACAATGCAAGACCCACAGGAGACTTGCTTTTACAACCTCAATTTAAGAATCCCATCGAGTTCAACTTTCATATCCTACCAGAACGGGACAAGTAGCTGCAAAGGCTGGCAGAGCAACGCTAACCAGCTGCTGTTTAAAcagcctgccctgtgctgggtTTCCCCAGAAAGAGATGTTGCAAGTATGTCCCTTTCTCAGCCCATCAGAGTTCCAGTTGCAACAAGTCTGTCCCCCACCAGCCAGGTGACACCTCTCCAGCCTTTTAGCCTAACACTAAAGTATCACTCCATCTCAATCCATAAACTTTTAAAGGTTCATCTAAGGGCTACGCAGGGCTCAGCTGGACCAGAAGTCAGAGCCTGCAGCAACTTATCAGCTaggcttcttttgttttttactgaGCTCCCTCCCAAATCCAGCAACCACCAGGTCAAGCACATGGTGTCCAGCCTCCTTTGACTTGCAGCTCCTGGAACAAGTCAGCCTGATCCAGCGGCCACAGGATGCTGCAGCCTGGTAGTAACACAAAACAAGGTGACAGAAACATTGACAGAAAAGTATCACTTTCATTTGCATATCCCTCCATTAACAAAGACACCCACAGAAAGCCAGTGAAAGCAGGTAACATTTTTAACATTATCTTATTCTCCGTTGCTTTTCACTAGATATCAAGCAAATCTTGATTATTTCCTTCTCGAAGGTGAGGAAGTTGAACAATAGTGTAAGTTTATGTTTGACTATCACCCAGTGgcagaaaaagagagagcagcAAATTCTTCAATCCCAGAGCATGAATCAATCCACTAAATCACACAGCTGCTGAAGTAACCCCTTTATTTCTTCAAGACGTAAACCTTCTTATTTCAAATGCAACAGCACAGCCTTTCCTTTGTAGTAGTTGACAGAAAAGCATTCTCTGGATTTACCAAGCAGAGTATCTGTTAACAGAGGATTCCATTTCCTCTGGAGATGCCAGAAAGGATCCATGAGCTCCTACCGCATTCCAAGATTTTCCACCAAAGCCTTCCGCGTCCACTATTACTATATTTTACAGGGGCCCTTTTAGTCCACATCCACTTTCAGACACCAAGCTTACCCAAAACCTTTGCCAGTTTTCCATACAAAGCACGCTGAAGAGGATTCCTGCAgctccccctcctctctcccatgTCTCTCAGGAACGGCCACCTACGTAATGAACAGGAGACTTACAGGAACTAGTAAACACGGAATAAATACTACAAGCGACCCTTTTTAAACCCACTGGAACCAGCCTTTAATAACATAGAAAAATGCAACTTTCATTCATCATCTGACTACAATGCTATGAAGAAACACAGGAGTCCACAGATAATGGATCAAATTTGATTCTACATGTTGATTAACAGTTAATTGCAGTGTCTGATGTTGATTACACAGGCTGGAACTGAAGAAACCCAAACGGTATAACTAGATTTTTAGGCATGTTCTGGATGTTGCTGCCTCTACCCACAGCATCACGGTATGACATCAGAACATGCGTTGTAATCACTCCTAAACAGGAGgttctaaaactgaaataaacacatGCAAGACATCCTCTTCAATCCAAATCATACACAATTGAATTCCATACATCACAAACCCTTCTAGCATAAGAAGATATCCAGTTGCATTAAAGGTGACACATGATGTCTAAGACGACTCCAAACAGGGCCGGGCATGGAAGAGCAATGGATTTTCTTTAAGGAGCACATAACTGTATGAAGAAGCCCCACCACAATCCTCAGATATTAATAATTCCTCATGCCAACTCCAAAGCAAGACCAGTCAAACCAAGACCAAGGAATAGGACAGGTACAGCAAGCTGTACATTTTCCTGTGGCAACAGGACAGTGCTACTGCACGTTAACAgactgtctttcactttttgtccTTGGTCACACACTGCTTCAAGCATGTTTCCTTTGTACCTCCGGAGTATCATAGGACAGTGGCACTTTATCATGGAAGGACAGTTAAACATGCTGAAGATTAAGTCTGCAAATAAACGGAGACCGGAAGGAGCCCAGGTAAAGATATCCATTGTGCTCATGTGCCTCGCTAACATAAGCTACCGTCACTCCATTGGGATCATGAAAGCTTCTTCTGTAGGATCCTGTCTCGCTAAGTTCAACCACAAGGCTATATTTGGGCAGAAACTTTGTCACGGTTTCCTGACTCagcaactaaaagaaaaaaaaaagaaaagaaaaaaaagaaaattaacaaaaggATTTTGTTCTCCACAGTTAGATCTCAAGACACTTATACAGTCAAAGACCATTCCACAGTCCTTGGAAGAAGCAGCTAAAAACATAAGCACACATTTTGAATAAACGCTATTGCATAGACTTAACACATTAACATCTGAAAAGCcaactttaaggaaaaaaaaaaaaaggaccagcaGAAGCATACTCTACTCCAACATTAAGCTGAAAGGATGTCCACGCAGGAGACATCAGCTTGTTCTAGTGCAGTTAATGTCAAGCAGCAGACATCATGCTCTGCTCCACATAGCATCAGTTTGTTAAGGCTCCTGCACTGCACCAGGAGAGACAACAGGTTTTACAGGAATAGCGAAGAGTTTGTTCAGCTGAAACGGCACTTCCATCCAAAACActgcttgtttattttatttattttttttaaagtattttcataagTATTTTCAAGTCTTTGTATCATTTAAAAAGCACCATGCTGTTTCTTTAGCATCAAATATCCTTTACAAAATACATTACTCTTGCTCATCCTAAAGTGGGACGTGACATAACAGGTATAATGAGTCAGAACAAAGTGTCCCCTAGCGGCATACGTGACACACACACGCTGTCTCCTAGGATGCCTAGGGTAGTCATTAGAACAGGTCAGACTTCCCAAATGCTCTCTGGACACCTGTCAGTAAGTAGTTTAGGCACTTCGGGTACAAAGGTGAAGCCTTCGCATATCCAGATGGAGATCCTACATGGCTAGGGCAGAGAtagtctctctttctttcctgagaTCAAGACAGAAGGCAACTTAAGAGGCGTGTACCTACTACTCAGAGAAGCAAATGTTAGTTTTACTACCTATGAATATATAAGGGCTGTTCTACCTGTGGACAACCACAACAGTTTTAACCACGgctctaaaaaatattttaaatcttcctgtgaagaggaagaaacaggacAAACAAATACTTATCATTTCCATTCCTATACtaaaggtgatttttaaaaaattctttttaattttttttttttttaccttaaataTCATCCTTTTAATCCATGGTTTTTCAGACAAGAAATCCAACAAAGAAAATCCAGGATTGGCCCGGACAGCTGACATAGCTACCCAATATCCTCCAGAGCTGCTTAACCTGATATTATCTGGAAGCCCAGGCATATTCTCAACAAACATATCTGCTCCACCTTTCATCAGCCCGGACACGTAATACCTGAAAGTTATAGAGAGCAGGATTAGAACATCTTAACCCAAACAGTCTAAGTAATAAATAAAAGGCCCAAAAggaattcacttaaaaaaaaagattttatttttttttccttattttggtaCAGGAAAATATTCCTGACACAGGCACAGCCGTATTCCTCTCCCCAGAAAAAGTCAGCGTACTCCACTATGCTCAGGGAGCCCACGATGGAAAGATTATGCAGTCCAGATGTttatagcagaagaaaaaactAAGTATTGAGGAAGGCCACCTTCTTTGCCATGGATAACTAGGCATGAATAGTGTAGGGTTTCTTTTGTCATTCAActaatttaaaacaaactctAAACAGAGAGTAGTAATAATTTCAGCAAAGTCATACTCACCTCCTGATTCTAGCCATGGTCGTCTCCTGCACCAGGACAAAGTCTTCCGCAGGAGAGAGCTGGACACCGTTAGGAAACCTCAGCCCCACCATTAAGACTTTCACTTCTTTTGTTACTGTGTCATATTCAAGCAGGCTAAAAAGAAAGCATTATATATGGGTttgagtaaagaaaaatatttatgtcttGGTTTCGTTCTCCAGGCATTCTGTCTTCTCTCACATGCACTTAAGTTAAAAAGGCAGAATAGTCAGGAAGCATTTGTTTATGAACACAGGAGAAATATTAAGCCACCCGAGGCTGGCAGCATTCATGAAGGATTTAGGCTGAACATAATGCTAACACCTTCTCTTTTAAAAGAGATGTTCCACGCAAGACCTCTTGAAGGAAAAGAGGAATCTCCTTTATTTCACTACAGGTCTCATTAGGAACACCCACACATTCTTTCACCCTCTCCTTGGCAGTGCAGTATTTGCACAGGTGGTTTATAAAGAGAAATAACTTAAAGGCCAAGGAAGTGGTGAAGTCCACTCCTACAGCTGAGCTTACAATAAGTGAAATGCCTTGGGGAAGACATACTTACCGCCCATCATCTGTGCCTTCCATAACCAAGAATAAGTAGTCCCTTCTTTGCCATTTGCTACTGGAGTCAGTGAAGTAGATTTTCCTCCCGTCACGGGTCACTGTAAGATCATTCACAAATGACAACTTCTGACCTTCAATTAGTGTTTTGGTTGACACAAGCATTTTCGTTTCACCTGGTtacaaaaatgagaagaaaaaaaaaaaaaagacacaagacaAGGGTTTGTATATTCTGCCACGGAAATAAGTTAAATACTAACAAGAAATTAGCAGGCACTTCACATTTTTTCCATTCATGCCTTTGTTAATTAATAAGGTTTTGGGCTGTAACAGAATAACTCAACACCGAAGGTAAATaaccagaacaaaaaaataaaaaaaaaaccactcttcAGAAAAAACTGAAACAGTAGATGATGTTCCCTATTGGTAAGTGCCAGACTTTTCATGTTTCTGAAGCTTATATGCAACCAAGTGCAAAAGCAAGTCCCAGCCTTGTAGAAGGATGCAGACAAGCCAAGCACTGCTCCTTCTTTCCCCATAAATCTGTAGGAACAAAGAGTAGTACTTCCTAAATATTAAAACACCAGCAGGTTCACTAAACAGTTCTGCCACGGTCAGCTCTGCCACCCATTACCAGGCAAATTATTAAGGTCACAACTCTAAAATTAATTAACCACATTCAATTGAAGTCATCTGCGGGCACGGGGTTTGGGTTGGTTCGTTTGCTTGTATTTGTCATGACTGAGCTAATATAGCAGCTGTCTGCCTTCAAAAGAGGAGACTTTTATTATATCCTCCCAGAGCCACACAGCCCAAGCCCTTCGGTTACATCTCACCTAGCATTTGGCAagcctccctctccccacctgAAGCCAATTTGGAGATGTAAACTCTCAGAAAATCAACCCTGCATGAAAGCAACTATTGTTTTCCAACAGCGCAGCTCCTAAAACTGGACATCTGGCTCAGGGACATACAACAAAAGGCACGATGCAACAGCGTCTTTCTCAGCAGGAACAAGCCACTTCATCTTCAGCTGCACCAAAATACATCCTTCTTCACTTTCTATAGATTGTGGTTACAGGGAAGCTAAGAGCTCTTCACTACCACACAGCAAGATCAAGCCAGAAACAAAAGTACAGCAAACATGAGAAAAACTTTATataacagcaatattttttacctttatgAAAAAACAAAGAGCTACACAGAGCTTTATTCGTGGATCTTGAGGTACTCATTTTGACAACCAAAAGCGTATGTCACCAGAAAATAAACCACTGGTATCTCTGATCCAGACAGATGGATATAGAGAGGAAGTGATTgctacaggaaaataaatatggagTTCTTGCATGGCATATTTCATCTAGACAGCTCCAAACCACTTTACAAGGAAGGCAGGCATTGTTTTGCCCGCAGCATCTGGCAAAACTGCAAATGAAGCCCAGATTTGTCAGTTGAAGAGAACTTCGGAGCAGAAATGTCATACCTGTACCAGGATTAACTTCGTAGAGTCCATAATAAGCATCTGCCACAAAAAGAGTGTTATTTGGCCCCACTCTGATGCCCAGTGGTCTTCCACACGTCGGCTCATCTTCACGGGTCccttaggaaataattttaaagtggttttccaaatagaaataaatacaagGCACTCAAGCTACCTACACAGGTCAAACTCCAACGAAACTCTACGGCCAGCACCACACACATTCATTAAAGAAATGATTCTTACTCTCCTAGGTGTGAGTGAAACAGATATCCCCATGTTTTCACCAGTCTAGAGATAATCCTATAATTTGCCAGGCTGGTAGCCTAG
Encoded here:
- the APMAP gene encoding adipocyte plasma membrane-associated protein, whose translation is MNEAEGLRQRRPFRPQVITEDSPAQEAKEGSTYSSKVFRVTFLTLAASVTVPLLGVTVLLDCPIDPQPISLKEPPLLTGVLEPNSKLRKAERLWENQLVGPESIVNIGDVLFTGTADGKIIKIEDGEIQTIARIGHGPCGTREDEPTCGRPLGIRVGPNNTLFVADAYYGLYEVNPGTGETKMLVSTKTLIEGQKLSFVNDLTVTRDGRKIYFTDSSSKWQRRDYLFLVMEGTDDGRLLEYDTVTKEVKVLMVGLRFPNGVQLSPAEDFVLVQETTMARIRRYYVSGLMKGGADMFVENMPGLPDNIRLSSSGGYWVAMSAVRANPGFSLLDFLSEKPWIKRMIFKLLSQETVTKFLPKYSLVVELSETGSYRRSFHDPNGVTVAYVSEAHEHNGYLYLGSFRSPFICRLNLQHV